The following are encoded in a window of Streptomyces sp. 11x1 genomic DNA:
- a CDS encoding NAD-dependent succinate-semialdehyde dehydrogenase — translation MTDTPTQLFIGGAWVDASDGATMPVDDPATGEILCHVADAGAKDAKLAEEAAVRAQEDWARTAPRVRSEILRRAYEIIIERTDELAHLMTSEMGKPLAEARGEVAYAAEFFRWFSEEAVRIDGGLATLPDGRNRMLLSRRPVGPCLLITPWNFPLAMGTRKIGPAVAAGCTMVLKPAPQTPLSSLALAAILKEAGLPDGVLNVVTTSRAGEVCEPLLRGGRIRKLSFTGSTAVGQLLLAQSADAVVRTSMELGGNAPFVVFEDADLDKAVDGAMVAKMRNMGEACTAANRFFVHRSVAEEFGRRLAERMGALVVGPGTRDGVDVGPLIDRRGRAKVEELVSDAVERGAQVLVGGRTPEGPGCFYPPTVLADVDPGSRLMDTEIFGPVAAILTFDDEDEVIRRANDTPWGLVGYVFTEGLDRALRVSERLEVGMVGLNTGLVSNPAAPFGGVKQSGLGREGGRVGIDEFLEYQYLAVPVS, via the coding sequence ATGACCGACACGCCCACGCAGTTGTTCATCGGTGGTGCCTGGGTGGACGCCTCGGACGGCGCCACCATGCCCGTCGACGACCCCGCCACCGGCGAGATCCTCTGCCACGTCGCCGACGCCGGTGCCAAGGACGCGAAGCTCGCCGAGGAAGCGGCCGTGCGGGCGCAGGAGGACTGGGCGCGTACGGCGCCCCGGGTGCGCAGCGAGATCCTGCGCCGCGCCTACGAGATCATCATCGAGCGCACCGACGAGCTCGCCCACCTGATGACGTCCGAGATGGGCAAGCCGCTGGCCGAGGCCAGAGGAGAGGTGGCGTACGCGGCGGAGTTCTTCCGCTGGTTCTCCGAGGAGGCCGTGCGTATCGACGGCGGCCTCGCCACCCTGCCGGACGGCCGCAACCGCATGCTGCTCTCCCGCCGCCCGGTCGGCCCCTGCCTGCTGATCACCCCGTGGAACTTCCCGCTGGCCATGGGCACCCGCAAGATCGGCCCGGCGGTCGCCGCCGGTTGCACGATGGTGCTCAAGCCGGCCCCGCAGACCCCTCTGTCCAGCCTTGCCCTCGCCGCGATCCTCAAGGAGGCCGGGCTGCCGGACGGCGTGCTGAACGTCGTCACCACCTCCCGTGCGGGGGAGGTGTGCGAACCGCTCCTGCGCGGCGGGCGGATTCGCAAGCTCTCCTTCACCGGTTCCACGGCCGTCGGACAGCTGCTCCTCGCCCAGAGCGCGGATGCGGTGGTCCGGACGTCGATGGAGCTGGGCGGCAACGCGCCGTTCGTGGTCTTCGAGGACGCCGACCTGGACAAGGCCGTGGACGGCGCGATGGTCGCCAAGATGCGCAACATGGGCGAGGCCTGCACGGCCGCCAACCGTTTCTTCGTGCATCGCTCGGTGGCGGAGGAGTTCGGGCGGCGGCTGGCCGAGCGGATGGGCGCGCTGGTCGTCGGTCCGGGCACCCGGGACGGCGTCGACGTCGGCCCGCTGATCGACAGGCGGGGACGTGCCAAGGTGGAGGAACTCGTCAGCGACGCGGTGGAGCGCGGGGCGCAGGTGCTCGTGGGCGGCCGTACCCCCGAAGGCCCCGGCTGCTTCTACCCACCGACCGTGCTGGCCGACGTCGATCCCGGCAGCCGCCTGATGGACACGGAGATCTTCGGCCCCGTCGCCGCGATCCTCACCTTCGACGACGAGGACGAGGTGATACGCCGGGCCAACGACACCCCCTGGGGCCTGGTCGGCTACGTCTTCACCGAGGGCCTCGACCGCGCCCTGCGGGTGAGCGAGCGGCTGGAGGTGGGCATGGTCGGGCTGAACACGGGCCTGGTGTCCAACCCGGCCGCGCCGTTCGGCGGCGTCAAGCAGTCCGGGCTGGGCCGCGAGGGCGGCCGGGTCGGGATCGACGAGTTCCTGGAGTACCAGTACCTCGCGGTGCCCGTGAGCTGA
- a CDS encoding cupin domain-containing protein, protein MSFLKTIDTNPSFAPHKSGPLPERLVSGDPAFMTWPQDIARGEMIHTGVWEATPGETRSIKGEAFEFCHILAGVVELTPEGGEPVVYKAGDSFVMKPGFVGVWKTVETVRKIYVIVK, encoded by the coding sequence ATGTCGTTCCTGAAGACCATCGACACCAATCCCTCCTTCGCGCCGCACAAGTCCGGCCCGCTCCCGGAGCGTCTGGTGTCCGGAGACCCCGCGTTCATGACCTGGCCCCAGGACATCGCCCGCGGGGAGATGATCCATACAGGCGTCTGGGAAGCGACGCCCGGCGAGACGCGCTCGATCAAGGGCGAGGCCTTCGAGTTCTGCCACATCCTCGCCGGCGTCGTGGAACTCACGCCGGAAGGCGGCGAGCCGGTGGTCTACAAGGCGGGCGACAGCTTTGTCATGAAGCCGGGCTTCGTCGGTGTCTGGAAGACCGTTGAAACCGTGCGCAAGATCTACGTGATCGTGAAGTGA
- a CDS encoding IclR family transcriptional regulator, whose product MKSVTRSLRVLEAVARHQPVTVGELTKIFGLPKSTVQRTLVTLNEAGWLRANRKDTTRWEIGARVLAVRPTALQGSSLFAAAREPMIRLRDAVNETIHLSVPDALQGMVVVDRVDCDHAVRTFHAIGDTSPLHATAAGNAVLAHLRKSEIDEVTAGTLEGYGEETITDPKQLRAELHRVRERGYAVNHNQYLQGVCAIAAPVLDGEGTPLAAVAVSLPDSRFEPGRLPELGRLVAETAAEITARHLA is encoded by the coding sequence ATGAAGAGCGTCACCAGGTCACTGCGGGTACTGGAGGCGGTCGCCCGGCACCAACCCGTGACCGTCGGGGAGCTGACGAAGATCTTCGGGCTGCCGAAGTCCACCGTGCAGCGCACACTGGTCACCCTCAACGAGGCGGGCTGGCTGCGGGCGAACCGCAAGGACACCACCCGCTGGGAGATCGGCGCCCGAGTCCTGGCCGTACGACCGACCGCACTGCAGGGCTCCAGCCTGTTCGCCGCCGCCCGCGAACCCATGATCCGGCTCCGCGACGCCGTGAACGAGACCATCCACCTGTCGGTGCCCGACGCACTGCAAGGCATGGTCGTCGTCGACCGCGTCGACTGCGACCACGCCGTACGCACCTTCCACGCCATCGGCGACACTTCGCCCCTGCACGCCACCGCCGCCGGAAACGCCGTCCTCGCCCATCTGAGGAAGTCCGAGATAGACGAGGTCACCGCGGGGACACTGGAGGGTTACGGCGAAGAGACCATCACCGACCCGAAGCAACTGCGGGCGGAGCTCCACCGCGTGAGAGAGCGCGGCTACGCCGTCAACCACAACCAGTACCTGCAGGGTGTCTGCGCGATCGCGGCACCCGTGCTCGACGGCGAGGGAACTCCGCTGGCCGCCGTGGCAGTCTCCCTGCCCGACTCCCGCTTCGAGCCCGGACGGCTGCCCGAGCTGGGCCGGCTGGTCGCCGAGACGGCGGCGGAGATCACCGCCCGGCACCTGGCCTGA
- a CDS encoding IclR family transcriptional regulator yields the protein MKSVTRSLRILEAVAQHQPVTVGELTKLFGLPKSTVQRTLVTLAEAGWLRANRKDTTRWEIGARVLAVRPAALQGSSLFAAAREPMVRLRDAVNETIHLSVPDALQCMVVVDRVDCDHPVRTFHTIGDTSPLHATAVGRAVLARLPRRDVEDLVTAGLERFSDTTPGDPDELRAELDRIRTDGYAVNRNQFRPGVCAVAAAVLDEDGTPLAAVAISMPEARYDEEQAPKWGRLVADTAAEISQRRLGA from the coding sequence ATGAAGAGCGTCACCAGGTCGCTTCGGATCCTGGAGGCGGTCGCCCAGCATCAGCCCGTAACCGTAGGGGAGTTGACGAAGCTCTTCGGGCTACCCAAGTCCACGGTGCAGCGCACCTTGGTCACACTGGCGGAGGCCGGCTGGCTGCGCGCCAACCGCAAGGACACCACCCGCTGGGAGATCGGCGCCCGAGTCCTGGCCGTACGGCCCGCCGCACTGCAGGGCTCCAGCCTGTTCGCCGCCGCCCGTGAACCCATGGTTCGCCTTCGGGACGCGGTGAACGAGACCATCCACCTGTCGGTGCCGGACGCCCTCCAGTGCATGGTCGTGGTGGACCGCGTCGACTGCGACCACCCGGTACGCACCTTCCACACGATCGGCGACACCTCACCTCTGCACGCCACAGCCGTCGGGCGCGCCGTACTCGCACGCCTTCCGAGGCGGGACGTGGAAGACCTCGTCACGGCCGGGCTGGAGCGGTTCAGCGACACGACGCCCGGTGACCCCGACGAGTTGCGTGCCGAGCTGGACCGGATCCGCACCGACGGCTACGCGGTCAACCGCAACCAGTTCCGTCCGGGCGTCTGCGCCGTCGCCGCCGCCGTGCTCGACGAGGACGGCACCCCGCTGGCGGCCGTGGCCATCTCCATGCCCGAGGCGCGCTACGACGAGGAACAGGCACCCAAGTGGGGCCGCCTCGTCGCGGACACCGCCGCGGAGATCTCACAGCGCCGCCTGGGCGCCTGA
- the solA gene encoding N-methyl-L-tryptophan oxidase has translation MSAARKRVAVVGVGTMGSQAAWRLAARGAEVVGYDRYAPGHDRSAAGGETRIFRSAHFEDSRYVPLLKHADALWEQLQQETGRELRRLTGCLLMGPTDHQQMATVLESIADHDLDHEVLDADTLAKRFPQYRIEDGDAAVLDRRAGFIRPELTIQTAARRAEQLGAVIHRYSTVREIVPVAGGVEVRTDSGSERFDTVVVTPGPWVNDLLPDLPWEVEVRRLVSAWYVPTAPDAWFGEERPAFIRTAPTHCYGLPSPDGISVKLGLSRALHRLADDPNQLDRTVRPDELDIFSELIGRYLPDLHPDPTRLSVYMEGYTESSRPLVGPLPGAENVILLAGFSGHGFKLSPAFGDIAADLALDGASPQPIDFLSTVGRTEA, from the coding sequence GTGTCAGCTGCCAGGAAGCGCGTCGCGGTGGTCGGCGTCGGAACGATGGGCAGCCAGGCCGCCTGGCGGCTGGCGGCCCGCGGCGCCGAGGTCGTCGGATACGACCGATACGCTCCCGGCCACGACCGCAGCGCGGCCGGCGGTGAGACCCGCATCTTCCGCAGCGCGCACTTCGAGGATTCCCGGTACGTCCCGCTCCTCAAGCACGCCGACGCCCTCTGGGAGCAGCTCCAGCAGGAGACCGGCCGCGAGCTGCGCCGCCTGACCGGATGCCTGCTCATGGGGCCGACCGACCACCAGCAGATGGCCACCGTCCTCGAGTCCATCGCCGACCACGACCTCGACCACGAGGTACTGGACGCCGACACGCTCGCCAAGCGCTTCCCGCAGTACCGCATCGAGGACGGCGACGCGGCCGTACTCGACCGCCGCGCCGGGTTCATCCGCCCGGAGCTGACGATCCAGACCGCCGCGCGCCGCGCCGAGCAGCTGGGCGCCGTGATCCACCGCTACAGCACGGTCCGCGAGATCGTCCCCGTCGCCGGCGGCGTGGAAGTCCGCACCGACTCCGGCAGCGAGCGCTTCGACACCGTCGTCGTCACCCCCGGTCCCTGGGTCAACGACCTCCTGCCCGACCTGCCCTGGGAGGTGGAGGTCCGCCGGCTCGTCAGTGCCTGGTACGTGCCCACCGCCCCCGACGCCTGGTTCGGCGAGGAGCGCCCGGCGTTCATCCGCACCGCCCCCACCCACTGCTACGGCCTGCCCTCCCCGGACGGCATCTCGGTCAAGCTCGGACTGTCCCGTGCGCTGCATCGGCTCGCCGACGACCCCAACCAGCTGGATCGCACCGTGCGCCCGGACGAGCTGGACATCTTCTCCGAGCTGATCGGGCGATACCTGCCCGACCTGCACCCGGACCCCACCCGCCTCTCCGTCTACATGGAGGGCTACACGGAGAGCAGCCGCCCCTTGGTCGGCCCCCTGCCCGGCGCCGAGAACGTCATCCTCCTCGCCGGCTTCTCCGGTCACGGTTTCAAACTCTCGCCCGCCTTCGGCGACATCGCCGCGGACCTCGCGCTGGACGGCGCCTCGCCCCAGCCCATCGACTTCCTGTCCACCGTCGGCCGTACGGAGGCATGA
- a CDS encoding succinylglutamate desuccinylase/aspartoacylase family protein, protein MNDTTLSVGTLVAEPGTKARGTVRADLGTLTADIPLTLVNGTRPGPRVVLTAGVHGGEFPPIDAAVRLADGLEPDAVHGQVIICPVANPPAVYQGRLNISPVDGVNLNRVFPGDAAGGPTERLAAWLFTHLLDGADVYIDLHCGGIDQVLRDFVGYRITGDPDLDKATAELAGSFGIEDVILGLTPEGGNSHAAAARRGISAVLVEVGQLGQRDEATALRRVDGLLTALRHLGVLDQDGSAPAPIREWVWSAGVTAEATGLWYPEFSFDADIIGEVAEGDLLGRIIDPVDGTEHTVHAPADGRIFYGMHGLTVAPGKELAALALPWDPDTAERADTLRAPGLGAGSDEADPRP, encoded by the coding sequence ATGAACGACACCACGCTCTCCGTCGGCACCCTGGTGGCCGAGCCGGGAACCAAGGCCCGCGGCACCGTCCGTGCCGACCTGGGCACTCTCACCGCGGACATTCCGCTGACCCTCGTCAACGGGACCCGCCCCGGCCCCCGGGTCGTCCTCACCGCGGGTGTGCACGGCGGCGAGTTCCCGCCCATCGACGCCGCCGTGCGACTCGCGGACGGCCTGGAACCCGACGCGGTGCACGGACAGGTGATCATCTGTCCGGTCGCCAACCCACCCGCCGTGTACCAGGGTCGGCTCAACATCTCCCCGGTCGACGGCGTCAACCTCAACCGCGTCTTCCCCGGCGACGCGGCCGGCGGCCCCACCGAGCGGCTGGCCGCCTGGCTCTTCACCCACCTCCTCGACGGCGCCGACGTCTACATCGACCTGCACTGCGGCGGCATCGACCAGGTCCTGCGGGACTTCGTCGGCTACCGCATCACCGGTGACCCGGACCTGGACAAGGCGACGGCCGAACTGGCAGGCTCCTTCGGCATCGAGGACGTCATCCTCGGGCTGACGCCCGAGGGAGGCAACAGCCACGCGGCCGCCGCCCGCCGGGGCATCTCGGCGGTCCTCGTCGAGGTGGGCCAGCTCGGCCAGCGGGATGAGGCCACCGCCCTCCGCCGCGTCGACGGCCTGCTGACAGCACTTCGCCACCTGGGCGTCCTCGACCAGGACGGTTCCGCTCCGGCACCGATCCGCGAGTGGGTCTGGTCCGCCGGCGTCACCGCCGAGGCCACCGGCCTGTGGTACCCGGAGTTCTCCTTCGACGCCGACATCATCGGTGAAGTCGCCGAAGGCGACCTCCTCGGCCGCATCATCGACCCGGTTGACGGCACGGAGCACACCGTCCACGCTCCGGCCGACGGACGGATCTTCTACGGCATGCACGGCCTCACCGTCGCCCCTGGCAAGGAACTCGCCGCCCTCGCGCTCCCATGGGACCCCGACACGGCAGAGCGGGCCGACACCCTCCGGGCCCCCGGCCTCGGTGCCGGATCCGATGAGGCGGATCCCCGCCCCTAG
- a CDS encoding ABC transporter substrate-binding protein, producing the protein MKDARIDRRLFLRGIGGVTAGVAAATTLSACGTGTSRVSSGGGKGGGKTVVVRDSGGSYGAALQKAIYTPFTQETGIQVKVLNLDDAPLLAQIKQGRPQCDLINNSMMSHNKYVKQEALEALDLDRIKSVKSAKIPEGQVTDHAIGNSFYGACMAYRTDAFGGKKPESWADFWDTKAFQGGRSMCNPDGDLPELEFALLADGVPMDKLYPLDVDRAFKVLTRLRGDIKKFWDSGPLPGVLLSRQEVTMSTVWDGRIADLEKQGVPVTRQLNGMRRQFQGYAIAKDAANVDNAYKLMDFSLRAESQAALAKAFPSNPSSPVAYAKLTEEERNALAGAPQYYDKGFDADIDWWLKNESAVTKRWLEWARG; encoded by the coding sequence ATGAAAGACGCCCGAATAGACCGCAGACTGTTCCTGCGAGGAATAGGAGGGGTCACGGCGGGTGTCGCCGCCGCGACCACCCTCTCCGCCTGCGGTACCGGCACCAGCCGTGTGTCGTCCGGCGGGGGCAAGGGCGGCGGCAAGACGGTGGTCGTCCGTGACAGCGGCGGTTCGTATGGCGCGGCTCTGCAGAAGGCGATCTACACGCCGTTCACGCAGGAGACCGGTATCCAGGTGAAGGTGCTGAACCTGGACGACGCCCCGCTGCTGGCGCAGATCAAGCAGGGCCGGCCGCAGTGCGACCTGATCAACAACTCGATGATGTCGCACAACAAGTACGTCAAGCAGGAGGCGCTGGAGGCGCTGGACCTCGACCGGATCAAGAGCGTCAAGAGCGCGAAGATCCCCGAGGGCCAGGTCACCGACCATGCCATCGGGAACAGCTTCTACGGCGCCTGTATGGCGTACCGCACGGATGCTTTCGGGGGTAAGAAGCCCGAGTCGTGGGCGGACTTCTGGGACACCAAGGCGTTCCAGGGTGGCCGTTCGATGTGCAACCCGGACGGTGACCTGCCGGAGTTGGAGTTCGCGCTGCTGGCCGACGGTGTTCCCATGGACAAGCTGTACCCGCTGGATGTGGACCGTGCTTTCAAGGTGCTGACGCGGCTGCGGGGTGACATCAAGAAGTTCTGGGACAGCGGCCCGCTCCCCGGTGTGCTGCTCAGCCGCCAGGAAGTGACGATGTCCACCGTGTGGGACGGCCGGATCGCCGATCTGGAGAAGCAGGGTGTCCCGGTCACCAGGCAGCTCAACGGGATGCGCCGCCAGTTCCAGGGCTACGCCATCGCCAAGGACGCGGCCAACGTGGACAACGCCTACAAGCTCATGGACTTCTCGCTGCGGGCGGAGAGCCAGGCCGCTCTGGCCAAGGCGTTCCCGTCGAACCCGTCCTCGCCGGTGGCTTACGCCAAGCTCACCGAGGAGGAGCGCAACGCGCTCGCGGGTGCGCCGCAGTACTACGACAAGGGTTTCGACGCGGACATCGACTGGTGGCTGAAGAACGAATCGGCCGTCACCAAGCGCTGGTTGGAGTGGGCTCGTGGCTGA
- a CDS encoding ABC transporter ATP-binding protein, with translation MAEFGIAVPSVKVAGNKPATATGKSLSVVALRKTYGDVVAVDEASMEIAAGEFVTFLGSSGSGKTTTLMMIAGFCEPDSGTITVGDRDVTRLAPQKRGLGFVFQQYLLFPHMTVQENVAFPLTLRGVSKAEIRRRVGETLEIAGLSGFGGRKPRELSGGQQQRVALCRALVYRPPVILMDEPLGALDKKLRDQLQVEIKSIQQELGLTVIYVTHDQEEALVMSDRIAVMRNGLIEQFDTPRELFERPRTPFVADFLGAANFLPGRIEQHTDEHTLVRLDAGGTLLKARRHQLPSGTAVKVAVQPGRLRACASDDGFCTGTVEMATYVGTLVRAGVRVDGGDGPLLRLEVPAGRGPVAGERVGISADPEDVNLFADEKAG, from the coding sequence GTGGCTGAGTTCGGTATCGCCGTACCGTCGGTGAAGGTGGCCGGCAACAAGCCGGCCACCGCGACCGGCAAATCGCTGTCGGTGGTGGCCCTGCGCAAGACCTACGGCGACGTCGTCGCCGTCGACGAGGCGTCCATGGAGATCGCGGCGGGGGAGTTCGTCACCTTCCTGGGCTCTTCGGGGTCGGGCAAGACCACGACGCTGATGATGATCGCTGGGTTCTGTGAGCCCGACTCCGGCACCATCACCGTCGGGGACCGTGATGTGACGCGGCTGGCTCCGCAGAAGCGGGGTTTGGGCTTCGTCTTCCAGCAGTACCTGCTCTTCCCGCACATGACCGTGCAGGAGAACGTCGCGTTCCCGCTGACGCTGCGTGGTGTGTCGAAGGCCGAGATCCGCCGGCGGGTTGGGGAGACGCTGGAGATCGCGGGCCTGTCCGGGTTCGGTGGGCGCAAGCCGCGTGAGCTGTCGGGTGGTCAGCAGCAGCGTGTGGCGTTGTGCCGGGCGCTGGTCTATCGCCCGCCGGTGATTCTCATGGACGAGCCGCTGGGTGCTCTGGACAAGAAGCTGCGCGATCAGCTCCAGGTGGAGATCAAGTCCATCCAGCAGGAACTGGGTCTGACGGTCATCTATGTGACGCATGATCAGGAAGAGGCACTGGTGATGTCGGACCGTATCGCGGTGATGCGCAACGGTCTGATCGAGCAGTTCGACACCCCCCGGGAGCTGTTCGAACGGCCGAGGACCCCCTTCGTCGCCGACTTCCTCGGCGCGGCCAACTTCCTGCCCGGACGCATCGAGCAGCACACCGACGAGCACACCCTGGTCCGCCTGGATGCCGGCGGCACTTTGCTGAAGGCGCGTCGCCACCAGCTGCCCTCCGGTACCGCGGTGAAGGTTGCGGTGCAGCCGGGCCGGCTGCGGGCCTGTGCCAGTGATGACGGGTTCTGTACGGGCACGGTCGAGATGGCCACTTACGTGGGCACTCTGGTCCGCGCCGGTGTGCGGGTCGACGGCGGTGACGGGCCGCTGCTGCGCCTGGAGGTCCCGGCCGGCCGGGGTCCGGTCGCCGGCGAGCGGGTCGGTATCAGCGCCGACCCTGAGGACGTCAACCTCTTCGCCGACGAAAAGGCGGGGTGA
- a CDS encoding ABC transporter permease — translation MAATLTAGAPARPRKLLASRRTRVGIFYALPVVVYLLLLFVYPIFSTLLLSLKDADGSFTLHWYADALTGVNLSVLFTTLRISAETAVLSLVFGFVLAQAITRLKPIWAGLAMLVVVVPHFVSALVRTYGWIIMLGDKGLVNESLAAMAVPGTPFQLLYNELGVVIGTTSMMLPYTVLLLYGVMRGVDRRLLAAASSMGAGKVTIFRRIYLPLVAPGLASAGLLSFILSLGYYITPALMGGPNQTMIATLINQQVTKENQWNGAAAQGVILLVLTLAGLLLVKAVTSLGASRKKRSAT, via the coding sequence ATGGCCGCCACCCTCACCGCGGGGGCTCCCGCCCGTCCGCGCAAGCTGCTGGCTTCGCGCCGGACGCGGGTCGGGATCTTCTACGCGCTGCCGGTCGTCGTCTATCTGCTGCTGCTGTTCGTCTACCCGATCTTCTCCACGCTGCTGCTCAGCCTGAAGGACGCCGACGGATCGTTCACCCTGCACTGGTACGCCGACGCACTGACCGGCGTGAACCTGTCGGTGCTGTTCACGACGCTGCGGATCTCCGCCGAGACAGCGGTGCTGAGTCTGGTGTTCGGGTTCGTCCTGGCCCAGGCCATCACCCGGCTCAAGCCCATCTGGGCGGGTCTGGCCATGCTGGTCGTGGTCGTCCCGCACTTCGTCAGCGCGCTGGTGCGTACCTATGGCTGGATCATCATGCTGGGCGACAAGGGCCTGGTGAACGAGTCCCTGGCCGCGATGGCGGTCCCCGGGACGCCGTTCCAGCTGCTCTACAACGAGCTCGGTGTGGTCATCGGTACGACGTCGATGATGCTGCCGTACACGGTGCTGCTGCTGTACGGGGTGATGCGCGGGGTGGACCGCCGGCTGCTGGCGGCCGCGTCCAGCATGGGCGCGGGCAAGGTGACCATCTTCCGGCGGATCTATCTGCCGCTGGTCGCCCCGGGCCTGGCCAGTGCCGGACTGCTCAGCTTCATCCTGTCGCTGGGCTACTACATCACCCCGGCCCTGATGGGCGGCCCCAACCAGACGATGATCGCCACCCTCATCAACCAGCAGGTGACCAAGGAGAACCAGTGGAACGGGGCCGCCGCGCAGGGCGTGATCCTGCTGGTCCTCACCCTGGCCGGACTGCTGCTGGTCAAGGCCGTGACCTCGCTCGGCGCCAGCCGTAAGAAGAGGAGCGCCACATGA
- a CDS encoding ABC transporter permease, whose product MMELRKSLTGRIALTAVATVILLFLALPIAVILVTSFSNNAFAAFPPEAWTLNWYKALFADGSKWPAALSLSALIAALSTVFSLIIGVTAATALVRSELPLRSAVFALVLGPLVIPQIVTALGLFLLFEPAAMLGSPIAIALGHTVLASPIAVLILIATLRGIDERLEDAAASMGAGRLTIARKITFPLAAPGMIAAAIFSFITSFDEFYISQFLSSVDTVTLPVQVYNSLTFEIDPSVTAVSAILIAFAILALGLVALVRWLGSGRQESLLSVENTVGVANPGGEAV is encoded by the coding sequence ATGATGGAACTGCGCAAGTCCCTCACCGGCCGCATCGCCCTCACCGCCGTGGCCACCGTCATCCTCCTCTTCCTCGCGCTGCCGATCGCCGTCATCCTCGTCACCTCCTTCAGCAACAACGCCTTCGCCGCCTTCCCGCCCGAGGCGTGGACGCTGAACTGGTACAAGGCCCTGTTCGCCGACGGCAGCAAGTGGCCCGCCGCGCTCTCCCTGTCCGCCTTGATCGCCGCCCTGAGCACCGTCTTCTCCCTCATCATCGGCGTCACCGCGGCGACCGCCCTCGTCCGCAGCGAACTCCCGCTGCGCTCCGCGGTCTTCGCCCTGGTCCTCGGCCCGCTGGTGATCCCGCAGATCGTCACCGCACTCGGCCTGTTCCTGCTCTTCGAGCCGGCCGCGATGCTGGGCAGCCCCATCGCCATCGCCCTCGGCCACACCGTCCTCGCCTCACCCATCGCGGTGCTGATCCTGATCGCGACCCTGCGCGGCATCGACGAACGCCTCGAAGACGCCGCCGCCAGCATGGGCGCCGGCCGGCTCACCATCGCCCGGAAGATCACCTTCCCTCTCGCGGCACCGGGCATGATCGCGGCGGCGATCTTCTCCTTCATCACCAGCTTCGACGAGTTCTACATCTCCCAGTTCCTCTCCTCCGTCGACACCGTCACCCTCCCCGTCCAGGTCTACAACTCGCTCACCTTCGAGATCGACCCCAGCGTCACCGCGGTCAGCGCGATCCTCATCGCCTTCGCGATCCTCGCGCTCGGCCTGGTCGCCCTGGTGCGCTGGCTCGGCTCCGGACGGCAGGAATCCCTGCTCTCGGTCGAGAACACCGTCGGCGTCGCCAACCCGGGAGGCGAAGCCGTATGA